In Anaerolineales bacterium, the following proteins share a genomic window:
- the trxB gene encoding thioredoxin-disulfide reductase: protein MERQKVLIIGSGPAGLTAALYTARANLSPVVIAGPQIGGQVALTHEIENYPGFPGGSGTELIELMQKQAESFGARVEVDVVLEVDLSKGSPFYVRTGNKEYLVDALIATSGASPRLLEVPGERELTGRGVSYCGTCDGFFFRGKKIVVIGGGDSAIKEALFLTRFATHIDVIHRRDSLRAEAALQQRAFENPKINFIWDTVVEEVVGEDKVQAVKLRNLKTGESTEHPTEGAFIFIGHEPNNSLYLGALAMDEGGYLITDKRMATSIEGVFAAGEIQDPVWKQVATSVGQGCAAAIAAEEWLAEREHVEA, encoded by the coding sequence ATGGAGCGGCAAAAAGTCCTCATCATTGGGTCGGGTCCGGCGGGGTTGACGGCGGCGCTCTATACGGCGCGGGCAAACCTTAGCCCGGTGGTCATTGCTGGACCCCAAATTGGGGGGCAGGTGGCGCTCACCCATGAAATTGAGAATTATCCGGGCTTTCCCGGCGGTAGCGGCACAGAACTGATTGAACTGATGCAGAAGCAAGCCGAAAGTTTTGGGGCGCGGGTGGAGGTTGATGTTGTTTTAGAGGTTGATCTCTCGAAGGGGTCGCCTTTTTACGTTCGCACAGGAAACAAGGAATACCTTGTCGATGCGCTGATCGCCACCTCTGGCGCATCGCCGCGCCTTTTAGAAGTCCCGGGCGAGCGTGAACTGACCGGACGGGGTGTTTCCTACTGCGGCACATGCGATGGGTTTTTCTTCCGCGGGAAGAAGATCGTCGTCATTGGCGGCGGCGATTCCGCAATCAAAGAGGCGCTCTTTCTGACGCGCTTTGCCACCCATATTGACGTAATTCACCGCCGCGATTCGCTCCGCGCCGAGGCAGCTCTTCAACAGCGGGCGTTCGAGAATCCCAAAATCAACTTTATTTGGGATACCGTCGTTGAAGAAGTCGTTGGTGAGGACAAGGTGCAGGCGGTGAAACTGCGCAACCTGAAAACAGGGGAATCCACCGAACATCCCACCGAAGGGGCGTTCATCTTCATTGGGCATGAGCCAAACAACAGCCTCTACCTCGGCGCGTTGGCAATGGATGAGGGCGGCTACCTGATCACCGATAAGCGCATGGCAACCAGCATTGAGGGCGTCTTTGCCGCTGGCGAAATTCAAGACCCGG
- the priA gene encoding primosomal protein N', whose amino-acid sequence MYAELAIYQAPVRTTFHYAIPDELSVQPGHLVEVHFRTGLSQGIVLTTGSESPVAHTKPILTMLLSDPVLTPAQIALGRWMADYYHAPLGACLWLMLPPGVARRGGTLYTLVGVSEALNAGAAAVVALLKERGALRAAQLDKALPGVNWRDALRPLLARGQITAVPISPTPDAKAQKVKTVSLNLSAEDAAEIMGRLLKHPKQAAVLNALLERGESLWLSDLAEHTGASYDSIRRLAAKGWITIREEEHLRDPLAGRFYAETVHPPLTPTQAACWEVIRAAMDARSGQTFLLHGVTGSGKTEIYLRAIERALEQGRGAIVLVPEIALVAPTVGRFAGRFPGQTAIVHSSLTEGEQYDTWRRARAGEVRIIIGARSALFTPLPDVGVVIVDEEHDDSYKQSPPLPPPYYHAREVAAALVRETGGVLILGSATPDITTTFRARRGDMTYLTLPQRVVVQGGVTVADAPLPAVQVVDMRRELREGNRGMFSRDLRAALLTVLERDEQAILFLNRRGQATFIMCRDCGYVARCPECDIPLTYHTAHKSGEDRLVCHYCGHTSAPPQTCPQCRSERIRYLGAGTANVAQTVGEEFPAARVIRWDRDTAANRADHESIFERFASGEGNVLVGTQMIVKGLDLPRVTLVGAMLADTSLGLPDYRAGERAFQLLTQAAGRAGRGAAGGRVIFQTYQPDHYAIRAAAGHDYSMFYDQEIAYRGALIYPPYKRLVRFLFKSAQAGVAPREADLAAKLLQEQIARANLTATTLIGPTPAFFGKIDGVYQWHIIARTTDPARLLDGFTARSGWLIDIDPVDML is encoded by the coding sequence ATGTACGCTGAACTCGCCATATACCAAGCCCCCGTGCGGACGACCTTTCATTACGCGATTCCCGATGAACTCTCTGTGCAGCCGGGACATTTGGTTGAAGTTCATTTTCGGACGGGGTTATCGCAAGGAATTGTTCTGACAACGGGCAGCGAAAGCCCTGTTGCACACACAAAACCGATCCTCACGATGCTGCTCTCTGATCCTGTGCTGACTCCGGCGCAGATCGCACTAGGGCGCTGGATGGCGGACTATTACCATGCCCCCTTAGGGGCGTGCCTGTGGTTGATGCTCCCGCCGGGGGTGGCGCGGCGCGGCGGAACGCTCTACACGCTGGTGGGCGTCTCCGAAGCGCTTAATGCAGGGGCGGCGGCGGTGGTGGCGCTGTTGAAGGAACGCGGCGCACTACGGGCGGCACAGTTGGATAAGGCGCTGCCGGGTGTCAATTGGCGTGATGCCCTTCGCCCCCTTTTGGCGAGGGGACAGATCACCGCTGTGCCGATCTCCCCCACGCCCGATGCCAAAGCGCAGAAGGTGAAAACCGTCAGCCTAAACCTGAGCGCCGAGGATGCCGCTGAGATCATGGGGCGCTTGTTAAAACACCCCAAGCAAGCCGCTGTCTTGAACGCCCTGCTGGAACGGGGGGAATCCCTCTGGTTAAGCGATCTGGCGGAACACACGGGGGCGAGTTACGACTCGATCCGGCGCTTGGCAGCAAAGGGGTGGATCACCATCCGTGAGGAAGAACACCTGCGCGACCCCTTAGCGGGCAGATTCTATGCCGAAACGGTACATCCCCCCCTCACACCGACACAAGCCGCTTGTTGGGAGGTCATTCGGGCGGCGATGGACGCCCGCAGCGGGCAGACGTTCCTCTTGCATGGGGTGACTGGATCGGGCAAGACAGAAATCTACCTACGGGCGATTGAACGGGCGTTGGAACAAGGGCGTGGGGCGATTGTCCTCGTCCCCGAAATTGCCCTTGTTGCCCCAACAGTAGGGCGCTTTGCTGGACGGTTTCCGGGGCAGACTGCCATTGTCCATAGCAGCCTGACCGAAGGCGAGCAGTACGACACATGGCGGCGGGCGCGGGCGGGCGAAGTGCGCATCATCATCGGGGCGCGTTCGGCGCTCTTTACGCCGCTGCCCGATGTGGGCGTCGTCATTGTGGACGAGGAACACGACGATAGTTACAAGCAATCGCCCCCGCTTCCGCCCCCCTACTACCACGCTCGCGAGGTGGCGGCGGCGCTTGTGCGCGAGACGGGCGGCGTACTCATTTTGGGGAGCGCCACCCCCGATATTACAACGACCTTCCGCGCCCGTCGGGGGGATATGACCTATCTCACCCTTCCGCAGCGCGTTGTCGTTCAGGGGGGAGTCACGGTGGCGGATGCGCCCTTGCCCGCTGTGCAGGTCGTTGATATGCGCCGCGAACTGCGCGAGGGCAATCGGGGGATGTTCAGCCGCGATCTGCGGGCGGCGCTACTCACCGTCCTAGAGCGCGATGAACAGGCGATTTTATTCCTCAACCGTCGCGGACAGGCAACCTTCATTATGTGCCGCGATTGCGGATATGTCGCCCGTTGCCCAGAGTGCGACATCCCATTGACCTACCACACCGCTCACAAAAGCGGGGAAGATCGCCTTGTCTGCCATTACTGTGGACACACCAGCGCCCCGCCGCAGACATGCCCGCAGTGTCGCAGTGAGCGCATCCGCTATCTAGGAGCGGGGACGGCAAACGTCGCCCAGACGGTGGGTGAGGAATTTCCCGCCGCCCGTGTCATTCGTTGGGATCGGGATACCGCCGCCAACCGCGCCGATCACGAATCTATTTTTGAGCGCTTCGCCTCTGGGGAAGGGAACGTTTTGGTGGGGACGCAAATGATCGTCAAGGGGCTTGATCTCCCCCGCGTGACGCTGGTTGGGGCGATGTTGGCGGATACTTCGTTGGGCTTGCCCGATTACCGTGCCGGCGAACGTGCCTTTCAATTGCTCACCCAAGCGGCAGGGCGGGCGGGGCGTGGGGCGGCGGGCGGGCGGGTCATCTTCCAAACCTATCAGCCCGATCATTACGCCATTCGTGCAGCGGCGGGGCATGATTACAGCATGTTCTATGATCAAGAGATTGCCTATCGCGGGGCGCTCATTTACCCCCCCTACAAACGGCTGGTACGCTTCCTCTTTAAATCAGCGCAGGCGGGTGTTGCCCCCCGTGAGGCAGACCTTGCGGCGAAATTGCTCCAGGAGCAGATCGCCCGTGCCAACCTCACGGCAACCACCTTGATCGGACCCACCCCCGCCTTTTTCGGCAAGATAGATGGCGTCTACCAGTGGCACATCATCGCCCGCACCACCGATCCGGCGCGGCTCCTCGATGGGTTTACCGCCCGATCCGGCTGGCTGATCGATATTGATCCCGTTGATATGCTCTAG
- a CDS encoding NYN domain-containing protein, translating to MSAYLIVDVDDLLTRLQQRAFSIDLHELATRLRSSAALAAGLPNPDALRAIAVANWSSDANLAAEQIFYAVGFEIFDVSESTLIADNLILQYFKLDPKAVDELIIVGTHPTLLSLHERVKMSRHARVRVWADSVPESDDYIFQPLESVLGISSKTVALYIDFENISISLHEQGYVVNLDKVIEGFSQHAQAHGQIVRMAAFAPWGQRGSLPPLMDNTMREITDEAPSRLAMANIDPVFNLPGKNSADMRIAKDVLAFGAQADSADVFIIASGDRDFNEVFSALRGRNKQVIVWGVRGSTSRQLENNPALQMEFLDDFLGLQRYPQVGQQMIAAAAGTTTTVTPFTPSQWSTLILQYDRLAVQNSTPDGVPLTLMQEHLRNVSAVVNVQRGIDLITQAVAMGIFRLVRQGGVDYVKPLDEHTIVDRTRLIRDRVMLRVANTLDVRGWEYVNYGFLLKGLAMDRDIEKPGLNTDDAWRSEWVDFLVREGLLARELVPHRHNPDDLVPVIRLTDEIPVLTDSLKMNSAALPVSYDDLDAGTSLHVMRDAETNAMMKRVVISVDQFTSYRNFSWCPLGSLHRRLRPYDSGITFQRAVEWLLELGAVKVDEYDNPQSSYRTKGISLNYKSPIVIDALRERDNFIRTLLKLYEMRQPISIAVVSSHVTFPDNGLGLWMSIMEGENVLNPVPGKPGVFSLFRTHHTVNLVAENRTHEGGHTFAPFEFDPTQDSLEDLEE from the coding sequence ATGTCTGCTTACCTTATTGTCGATGTCGATGATTTGCTGACGCGCCTCCAGCAGCGTGCATTCTCCATAGACCTCCACGAGCTTGCCACTCGTCTGCGCAGTTCGGCGGCATTGGCGGCGGGGTTGCCCAACCCCGATGCTCTGCGTGCCATTGCCGTTGCCAATTGGTCGTCCGATGCCAATCTTGCCGCCGAGCAAATTTTCTATGCGGTGGGTTTTGAAATCTTCGATGTCAGCGAGTCAACACTGATCGCTGATAACCTGATCCTCCAATACTTCAAACTTGACCCTAAAGCCGTTGATGAGTTGATCATTGTCGGCACACACCCCACCTTGCTCAGCCTTCACGAGCGGGTGAAGATGAGCCGTCACGCCCGTGTGCGGGTCTGGGCAGATTCCGTCCCAGAGAGCGACGATTACATCTTCCAGCCTCTTGAATCCGTTTTAGGGATCAGTTCCAAGACGGTGGCGCTCTACATCGACTTCGAGAACATCAGCATCAGCCTGCACGAGCAAGGCTATGTGGTCAATCTAGATAAGGTGATCGAGGGCTTTAGTCAACATGCCCAAGCGCACGGGCAGATCGTCCGCATGGCAGCCTTTGCCCCCTGGGGACAGCGTGGCAGTTTACCGCCGCTCATGGACAACACAATGCGCGAGATCACTGATGAAGCCCCAAGTCGTTTGGCGATGGCAAACATTGATCCGGTGTTCAACCTCCCCGGCAAAAACAGCGCTGATATGCGCATTGCCAAAGATGTGTTGGCGTTTGGCGCACAGGCAGATTCGGCAGATGTGTTCATCATTGCCAGTGGGGATCGGGATTTCAACGAGGTCTTTAGCGCCCTGCGCGGGCGGAACAAACAGGTTATTGTCTGGGGTGTGCGCGGCAGCACCAGCCGCCAGTTGGAGAACAACCCCGCCCTTCAGATGGAATTTTTGGACGATTTTCTCGGTTTGCAGCGCTACCCACAAGTGGGGCAGCAGATGATTGCGGCGGCGGCGGGGACAACAACAACGGTGACGCCCTTCACGCCCTCGCAATGGTCAACCCTAATCCTCCAATATGACCGCCTTGCTGTGCAAAACAGCACCCCCGATGGTGTGCCACTGACACTGATGCAAGAACACCTCCGCAACGTGAGCGCCGTTGTCAATGTTCAGCGTGGGATAGATTTGATCACCCAAGCGGTGGCAATGGGCATTTTCCGCTTGGTTCGGCAGGGCGGTGTGGACTATGTGAAACCGCTTGACGAACACACCATTGTGGATCGCACACGCCTGATTCGAGATCGCGTCATGTTGCGCGTGGCAAACACGCTGGACGTGCGCGGGTGGGAGTATGTCAACTACGGCTTCCTGCTCAAAGGCTTGGCGATGGATCGAGATATTGAAAAGCCCGGCTTAAATACGGATGATGCATGGCGTTCGGAATGGGTCGATTTTCTGGTTCGGGAGGGGCTGCTTGCTCGCGAACTTGTCCCCCACCGCCACAACCCCGATGATCTTGTCCCTGTTATCCGGCTGACGGATGAAATTCCCGTCCTCACCGATAGCCTCAAAATGAACAGTGCGGCATTACCGGTCAGCTATGACGACCTTGACGCCGGCACTAGCCTCCATGTGATGCGCGACGCGGAGACGAACGCCATGATGAAGCGCGTTGTGATCAGCGTCGATCAGTTCACCAGCTACCGCAATTTTTCATGGTGTCCATTGGGCAGCCTTCACCGTCGGCTGCGTCCCTATGACTCAGGGATCACCTTCCAACGGGCGGTGGAGTGGCTGTTGGAGCTTGGCGCGGTGAAGGTCGATGAATATGACAACCCACAAAGTTCTTACCGGACGAAGGGGATTTCGCTCAACTACAAATCGCCTATCGTCATAGATGCCCTGCGCGAGCGCGATAACTTCATTCGCACGCTCTTGAAACTCTACGAGATGCGCCAGCCGATCAGCATTGCCGTTGTCAGCAGCCATGTCACCTTCCCCGACAACGGTTTGGGCTTGTGGATGTCGATCATGGAAGGGGAAAACGTCCTGAACCCTGTGCCGGGCAAACCGGGCGTGTTCAGTTTGTTCCGCACCCACCACACGGTGAATCTGGTGGCGGAAAATCGCACCCATGAGGGCGGACACACCTTCGCCCCCTTTGAGTTTGACCCTACCCAAGATAGCCTTGAAGACCTTGAGGAATAG
- a CDS encoding calcium/sodium antiporter, with amino-acid sequence MLGALVLLVAGLAGLYVGSVALVRGASRLALSFGIPSLIIGLTVVAWATSAPELVVNLSAAVQGVNVIALGNIIGSNVVNIGLVLGVMALLTRVRLSWELVRREIPFMIAATALFFLLSLDGSLSRMDGMILFGGFIFYIAFVYVNAQQERRKIISSIENIAREEAPPPAQINRLMEARRVVFGVTLLVIAANLTVDNASLIAREVGISEFIIGLSVVAIGTSLPEIAASLVAARRGETDIAVGNVIGSNIMNILAILGVTAIIQPMTVSPALLQFDLPFLLIFSATVLLVALNRVILRREALLLIGVYIVFIAWSFLK; translated from the coding sequence ATGCTAGGCGCACTGGTACTCTTGGTGGCGGGGTTGGCTGGTCTGTATGTGGGGAGCGTGGCATTGGTACGCGGCGCGTCACGGTTGGCGCTCTCCTTTGGGATTCCTTCCTTAATTATTGGCTTGACGGTGGTGGCGTGGGCAACCTCTGCCCCCGAATTGGTCGTGAATCTAAGCGCGGCGGTACAGGGGGTCAATGTGATCGCCTTGGGCAATATCATTGGCTCAAACGTCGTTAACATTGGCTTGGTGCTAGGGGTTATGGCGCTGCTCACCCGCGTGCGGCTTAGTTGGGAGCTTGTCCGGCGCGAGATTCCGTTTATGATCGCCGCCACCGCCTTGTTTTTCCTGCTTTCGCTTGATGGCAGCTTATCGCGCATGGATGGGATGATTTTGTTTGGAGGATTCATTTTCTATATAGCGTTTGTATATGTCAATGCGCAGCAAGAACGCCGAAAGATTATCTCCAGCATCGAAAATATCGCCCGTGAGGAAGCCCCCCCGCCAGCGCAAATCAACCGCTTGATGGAGGCGAGACGAGTCGTTTTTGGCGTTACGCTCCTCGTCATCGCCGCCAATCTGACCGTTGATAACGCCTCGCTGATCGCCCGCGAAGTGGGTATTAGCGAGTTTATCATCGGCTTGTCGGTGGTTGCCATTGGCACATCGCTACCGGAAATTGCCGCCTCTCTGGTAGCAGCGCGGCGCGGCGAGACGGACATTGCCGTTGGGAATGTGATTGGTTCAAACATCATGAACATTCTGGCAATCCTCGGCGTGACAGCGATAATTCAGCCGATGACCGTCTCGCCGGCGTTGTTGCAGTTTGACCTTCCCTTTTTATTGATCTTTTCAGCAACGGTACTCCTCGTGGCGCTGAATCGGGTCATTTTGCGGCGGGAGGCGCTGCTCCTCATCGGTGTGTATATCGTCTTTATCGCGTGGTCGTTCTTGAAATAA
- the asnB gene encoding asparagine synthase (glutamine-hydrolyzing), with protein MCGIGGIVGEGANERTVRQMMDAQRHRGPDGEGFWSAAGVSLGHRRLRIIDLSEAGRQPMQTPDGRYTMIFNGEVFNYIELRAELPNVAWRSSSDSEVILHAYARWGVDALKKFIGMYALAIWDHERKELFCARDRLGIKPFYYATVGDSFAFASELRGLFAAGVERQLNPPVLYDFLARDFYEHTEETFFSGIHKLPPAGYLIVREGRIAREGLYWDFPAEVAAQEELTRRQRREEREEHLLSLCRDAVDLHLRSDVPVGITLSGGLDSATLLTLLDQVHPDPTKVEGFSFTFDNPTYSERPFVEIMAAQTGRRAHFAEVTPTAFTESIERFTASQEEPFAGAPISAYALCFELAQAHDFIVMMDGSGLDECLAGYGRFRPARWADLFTAGDYIGLERELSAAGVNTNTSAGRALALAQMGAAASPTADVGRGQDLTSSVRPECLSPDFVASARREIPHFDRPFPDALRNLMYRELRYTKLSRALRFRDRLSMAVGTELRPPFLDHRLLAYAFALPPEDHIEGGVSKAILRRAAGRLLPDVVRLASKRSVQTPQREWFRGVLKSWVRQHIDTPSFWARGWVDPVKGRAAMEGFFNGKGDNSFFLWQWINLEVWASQSIDTVMV; from the coding sequence ATGTGCGGGATTGGCGGGATAGTTGGTGAGGGGGCAAACGAACGAACGGTACGCCAGATGATGGACGCGCAGCGCCACCGTGGACCGGACGGCGAAGGGTTTTGGTCGGCGGCGGGCGTCAGCCTTGGTCACCGCCGCCTGCGCATCATCGACCTCAGCGAGGCGGGGCGGCAGCCCATGCAAACCCCCGACGGGCGCTATACGATGATCTTCAACGGGGAAGTGTTCAACTACATCGAGCTTCGCGCCGAACTGCCCAATGTGGCATGGCGCTCCAGCAGCGATAGCGAGGTGATCCTCCACGCTTACGCCCGTTGGGGGGTGGACGCCCTGAAGAAGTTCATCGGGATGTATGCCCTTGCTATTTGGGATCACGAACGGAAAGAACTGTTTTGCGCCCGTGATCGGCTGGGGATCAAGCCCTTTTATTACGCGACAGTGGGCGATTCCTTTGCCTTTGCCTCCGAACTGCGCGGACTTTTTGCAGCGGGTGTAGAGCGCCAGCTAAACCCCCCCGTGCTGTACGACTTCCTCGCCCGTGATTTCTATGAACACACCGAGGAAACCTTTTTCAGCGGGATTCACAAACTGCCCCCAGCGGGCTACCTGATCGTCCGCGAGGGGCGCATTGCCCGCGAGGGACTTTATTGGGATTTCCCCGCCGAGGTTGCCGCCCAAGAGGAACTTACCCGCCGCCAGCGCCGCGAGGAACGCGAGGAACACCTTCTGTCCCTCTGCCGCGATGCCGTTGATCTCCACCTACGCAGCGATGTGCCAGTGGGAATCACGCTGAGCGGCGGACTCGATTCGGCAACTCTGCTGACGCTGCTCGATCAGGTGCATCCCGATCCCACAAAAGTGGAGGGGTTTTCCTTCACCTTTGACAACCCCACCTATAGCGAACGCCCCTTTGTGGAGATCATGGCGGCGCAAACCGGACGCCGCGCCCATTTTGCCGAGGTGACGCCCACCGCCTTTACCGAGAGCATCGAACGTTTCACCGCCAGCCAAGAAGAACCCTTTGCCGGAGCGCCCATCTCTGCTTACGCACTTTGTTTTGAGCTGGCGCAGGCGCATGATTTCATCGTCATGATGGATGGCAGCGGCTTGGATGAATGCCTTGCCGGATATGGGCGCTTCCGTCCCGCACGGTGGGCAGATTTATTCACGGCAGGCGATTATATCGGCTTGGAACGGGAGTTAAGCGCCGCCGGAGTGAACACGAACACCAGCGCCGGACGCGCCCTCGCCCTTGCCCAGATGGGCGCCGCTGCCAGCCCGACGGCGGATGTCGGGCGGGGGCAAGACCTCACCAGCAGCGTCCGCCCGGAGTGCCTCTCGCCAGACTTTGTGGCGTCAGCACGGCGAGAAATCCCTCATTTTGACCGCCCCTTTCCCGATGCGCTGCGCAACCTGATGTACCGTGAACTGCGCTATACGAAGCTCTCGCGGGCGCTCCGCTTTCGGGATCGCTTGAGCATGGCGGTAGGGACGGAACTGCGTCCGCCCTTTTTGGATCATCGCCTGTTGGCATATGCCTTTGCGCTCCCGCCGGAAGATCACATTGAAGGGGGCGTTTCAAAGGCAATATTGCGACGAGCGGCGGGGCGCTTGCTCCCCGATGTCGTCCGCTTGGCGTCGAAGCGTTCCGTGCAAACGCCGCAGCGGGAATGGTTTCGCGGGGTGTTGAAATCATGGGTGCGCCAGCACATTGATACGCCGTCCTTTTGGGCGCGGGGGTGGGTTGATCCGGTCAAGGGGCGGGCGGCAATGGAAGGGTTTTTCAATGGGAAGGGCGATAATTCGTTCTTCCTCTGGCAGTGGATCAATCTAGAGGTGTGGGCGAGCCAATCCATAGATACAGTCATGGTCTAA
- a CDS encoding acylneuraminate cytidylyltransferase family protein, translating into MTPLNILGLITARGGSKGIPRKNITPLGGRPLIAYTCEAAQGSRHVSRLVISTDDAEIAAVAAQWGAEAPFLRPAELSRDETPSLPVAQHAVTWLQEQQGWQTDILLLLQPTSPLRRAQHIDEGLDHLLESGADTVVSVIPVPHRFHPYNVMTNEADRLQNFWTAPLPFDPFRRQNLPTLYARNGPAILACHSRVLFDQQSFYGDTITPYMMNEQDSIDIDTPFDLALAEWLLGRANTTAGEG; encoded by the coding sequence ATGACACCTTTAAACATCCTCGGTCTGATCACGGCACGGGGGGGATCGAAAGGGATTCCCCGCAAGAACATCACCCCCCTCGGCGGACGCCCGCTGATCGCCTACACCTGTGAGGCGGCACAGGGCAGCCGGCATGTTTCCCGTCTGGTGATCTCAACGGACGATGCCGAGATTGCGGCGGTGGCGGCGCAGTGGGGTGCGGAAGCCCCCTTTTTGCGTCCGGCAGAACTTTCCCGCGACGAAACCCCCAGTTTGCCCGTCGCCCAACACGCCGTGACCTGGCTACAAGAACAACAAGGCTGGCAGACCGATATTCTGCTTTTGCTGCAACCCACCTCTCCCCTCCGGCGGGCGCAGCACATTGATGAGGGGCTGGATCACCTGCTGGAGTCCGGCGCTGATACCGTCGTCAGCGTGATTCCCGTCCCGCACCGCTTTCATCCCTACAATGTCATGACGAATGAGGCGGATCGGTTGCAGAATTTCTGGACAGCCCCGCTGCCCTTTGACCCCTTCCGGCGTCAAAACTTGCCCACGCTCTACGCCCGCAATGGACCTGCCATCCTTGCCTGTCACAGTCGGGTGTTGTTTGACCAGCAGAGTTTTTATGGGGATACAATCACCCCCTATATGATGAACGAGCAGGATTCCATCGACATCGACACGCCCTTCGATCTAGCGCTTGCCGAGTGGCTTTTAGGGCGTGCTAATACGACAGCGGGAGAGGGGTAA
- a CDS encoding FAD-binding oxidoreductase: protein MTQKFLYTPTVHDLPKTADVIVIGGGPAGAGVVWALERLVPGIHTVLIETKDQLASGSSLASLENFRTCWNAPCLATQMRRSVDIFLNADEYLGEGSQEALSVRQRGYLFCALDEKQADFYRHEVAHLHSIGLTHIEYLETDAVQQRFKWLGKALIGAKFDPLAGWLDSNALVYRLVKGAPSSTVLLGMKDVALRVEGGKVRGVRTAIGSIDAPKVVVTGGANAYLIGQTAGINLPVVVRPRQSFTSSFRHEAYPEDGPMVIAGAPYPHIRPEAQKGAILGWEYHWNTKYAHPGEPARDHLREPIYPPEPLKDPRFPSLVLMLFARQFQHANETGFADSRYLRGRHNIGYYVYRDETAAYRLDADGTRHPYESERAILDAYPGVEGLFLSIAHSGHGIMGAPSSGEIVAAKVMGQPLPHPLFAEFGIDVPWVAHDENAL from the coding sequence ATGACACAAAAATTTCTTTACACCCCTACGGTACATGATCTTCCTAAAACAGCCGATGTGATCGTCATTGGTGGCGGACCCGCTGGTGCTGGCGTGGTGTGGGCATTGGAACGCCTTGTGCCGGGGATTCATACCGTGCTGATCGAGACGAAAGATCAATTGGCGTCGGGGAGTTCCCTTGCTTCGTTAGAGAATTTTCGCACCTGCTGGAATGCGCCGTGCCTTGCCACCCAAATGCGCCGCAGTGTCGATATTTTCTTAAATGCTGATGAGTATTTAGGCGAGGGTTCGCAGGAGGCACTCTCCGTGCGGCAGCGGGGCTACCTTTTTTGCGCCCTCGACGAGAAACAGGCGGATTTCTACCGCCACGAAGTGGCGCACCTTCACAGCATCGGGCTAACCCATATCGAATACCTTGAGACGGACGCGGTTCAACAGCGCTTTAAGTGGTTGGGCAAGGCGCTCATCGGAGCTAAGTTTGACCCTCTGGCAGGCTGGCTCGATTCCAACGCGCTTGTCTACCGTCTAGTGAAGGGTGCGCCGTCCTCAACCGTCTTGTTGGGGATGAAGGACGTGGCACTCCGTGTGGAGGGGGGCAAGGTACGGGGAGTTCGCACGGCAATCGGCAGCATTGATGCGCCAAAGGTCGTTGTGACGGGCGGGGCAAACGCTTACCTAATCGGGCAAACCGCTGGCATAAACCTTCCTGTTGTCGTCCGCCCGCGCCAATCGTTCACCTCATCGTTCCGCCATGAGGCATACCCCGAAGATGGTCCGATGGTCATCGCTGGCGCACCCTACCCGCACATTCGCCCAGAGGCACAGAAGGGGGCAATCTTGGGGTGGGAATATCATTGGAATACGAAGTATGCCCACCCGGGCGAACCGGCCCGCGATCACCTCCGTGAGCCGATCTACCCCCCCGAACCGCTCAAAGACCCTCGTTTTCCGTCGCTTGTCTTGATGCTTTTTGCCCGCCAATTTCAACATGCAAACGAGACTGGCTTTGCCGATTCACGCTACCTTCGGGGGCGGCACAACATCGGCTACTACGTCTACCGTGACGAAACCGCTGCCTACCGCCTCGATGCCGATGGAACGCGCCATCCCTATGAGAGCGAACGTGCCATCCTTGACGCCTATCCGGGGGTGGAGGGCTTATTTTTGAGCATCGCCCATTCGGGGCATGGGATTATGGGCGCACCGTCGTCGGGGGAGATCGTCGCCGCAAAGGTGATGGGGCAGCCACTCCCTCACCCGCTTTTTGCCGAGTTTGGGATTGATGTCCCCTGGGTGGCACATGATGAGAATGCGCTGTAG